CTGGGGAGGGGACGGGTCAGGGTATGCAGGAGTCTCTGCCACCTTCACAGCCAGCAGAGTGACTAGCCTCGGGAGGTCGGTTCAAGACAACTCAGTAGCCGGTATTGTTTGtaacttctggagtctgacccCCAGTGGTTTATTTTGTagacatatttaagcacagcacaatttggtgaaacATTGTCTGGTGATGATTAACTCAATCCTGCATGCCTCAAAGCATACATGAATCTCCTTGAGgaacaaagtaagctaaataTGGATCAGCCATGACTACAtggaaactctttgtaaagtccataaagacaggctccaaagattgAGATAAACAAACTTCCCACAGGGGTCTAGGGAGGGTCTGGTGCAGAAAATGTCTCTAGTCACTCAGATAGTataaaggtcaccaggctagaaAACATGTCAGCCCCAGGCTTCTGGGTGGATGACAGGCATTGCCTTCCTTCCCTTGGAGGAACAACCTTGTGTGCCAACCTTCCAGGCTCCCCTAGTGCCCATCACAAGCACAAAGACCTCTGTGACTCCTACAATGGTATGTGTGAATATGGCCCAAGAacagtatacatgtatgaaaacgtCATACTAAACCCCattgtttctttttgaaatttttttattttatgtgcatgagtgtgtgcctccatgtatgtctgtgcaccacatgtatgtttggcctctgcagaagccagaagaggaggtcagatcccttggaactggagttacaaaaggtTGTGGGCTGCCACAtgaagctgggaattgaacctgggttctcttcaagagcagccagtgctcttaaccacggagccatctctccagccgccaaTTGTTTTTTTATGCTAAGTAAAAACACTAACTTAAAAATCCACAAAAAAGTTGGAAAGCTAATCTAACCCTATTGTTTAAAGAGGGTCTTTGGAAGGGAAGAGGCCTAAATAAGGATATCAAAATGAAGACCCATGATTGCATCCTCGTGGACTTACAAAAAGGAGTGagatcaaaacacacacacacacacacacacacacaccacacacacacacacacacacacacacacacacacacacgcacgcgcgcacacacatgctaCCTATCCCTTTTCATGTGATGCCATGTCCTGCTTCAGGATGGTCTGCCAGCAAGCAGACCATCACCAGATATAGGCCCTTGAACCTAAGAACATGTTCTACACAATAAGCTTTCtacctgtgtgtttatgtgtgctcAGCATGGACATCCACTGCCCTTGTTGCTCTAAGCTTGTTTTCTTAATAAAGTTGCCCAGTCTCATACATTTTTGTTATAGTATTGACAAGTAAATGAaggaagtttctattgctgtgatgaaacaccatgatcaaaaagcaagttggggagataagggtttatttggcttacacattcGTTTtgctgttcattactgaaggaagtcagaacaggagctcaagcagggcgggaacctggaggcaggagccaatgcagaggccatggaggggtgctgcttactggcttgctcctcatggcttgctcagcctgctttcttatagaacccaggcccaccagcctagggatggcaccacccaccatgggctgggccctcccctgttaatcactaagaaaatatcttacagctggatcttactgAGGTGTTTCCTCAATataggttccctcctttcagatgattctagcttgggtcaagttgacataaaactaaccaggataggaagtataaatttaatataaaaaacgtgctatttttctttttttgtatcaAGTATTTGATTTAGTGGGTATTTACCACATACAACATGTATTGATTAGAAATAGTCACCTTCTCATTAGTCACAAGTGGCTTGTGGCTTCTCTATTGGAGAGTGTAGTTCTAAATAGGAGATTGTTTGCCTGAGAATTAAGTGATTAACTTTGCCTTGGGCATAAATCACCTTCCACCCGAGGTTAATTAACTTTTTCACATTCTCAGCAATGTAATCCAAATACCCCAGGAGAGTTTTCTCCACTTATCCCATCCCCCAGTTCCACGGGTGTTATAAAGCACACAGTAAGCGTTTGCTTCATGCTTATTAGCAGGTCCTCATTACCCAGAATACTTGATATTTAAGTTGGGGACCATTTCCCTCAAGaccttgagtttattttctgttgttattaaaTTACTTAGGCAATTTTGGACATGGGGTttgcccagatttttttttctgcttccataGGTTCAGTTGGCTACTCCAGCCTCCCCATTTTGTCCCTAATAGCAGGTGGATGTCAACCAGGATGGCCGAGACTTCTCAGTTTTCCAATTTAGTGACATACCTTCTCAAAGAAGTGAGCCAAAtaagactcaaacccaggtcacaCTTGGGCTTTTTAAATCCTTAGACCAAGGAGCTTAAGTTGCTTTCTGCTCGAacctacttttttatttattaaagactggtttatttaatttaatttatgtgtatgagtgtattatgcatgtacacatgtatgtgcctggtgcccacacaTGCCAGAAGGGaacactgggtcccctggaaccggagttatagatagttgtgaaccattatatgggtgctgggaatcaaacccagatcctcttgaagagcagcaagtgttcttaaccactgagccatcttctctagGCCCCCTGCCTACTCTAGACCAGGAAGAAGGTGGCAGTGATATTGTCTTACCCGGGATTGATGGTGCTTGTGGTAGAATTCAGTCATGTTGAAGTCATCCAGGTCTACCAGCAGGCCTTGCTTACACATCTCACAGGTCTTCACAGTACCTAGATCTGCTCCTGGAATCAAAAGTAAGAATCATATGTAAGAAAGTATAGTTCAGAagttctctacacacacacacacacacacacacacacacacacacacacacacacacacattttttaaaagtcatgtattttgtgtatttgaGTGCTCTGTCTTTATGCATCCcagaagagagaatcagatcctattacagatggttgtgagctaccatgtggttgctgggaattgaactcaggacctctggaaaagtagccaagtgctcttaccactgagccatctctccaactatCTCTCTGCGCCCCTCCCCCCGCCTACTTTTGTTATATACAACTCTGAGTCTGCGCTGGTACTTTGGACAGgagatattttgagactgaacttgtgtgtgttatgaattccaagcttcagtgatttttttcctagtcaGTCATCTTCTggagaaaatgaccttgaatctGAGCTCTGAACATCTTTTTCCCTTTGTGGTCATTTATTATTTGAGCTTCAGGCAGGTGAAATCTCCATGGCTTTCAAATGACAGGTCTTGTTTCTATCTAAATATGTAAACATAATGGGTCATAAAATTGGAATTGCTACCCGGAAAGAAGTCTCTCTCTAACACAGACCTTTGCAGGAGGAGTGACTGTTGGACCTATGGTCTCCCTCATCCCTTGCAGACCTAACAGTTCTGCAATAAATAAACCAGTACCAAATCCACAGAAGATGCTATCCTCAGCCAATGGCTCTGGCCACTAGATCTCCCTTTGCTCCCACccgaggaaagggagagaggctcCCGTGTGGAGCCCAGGCACAGCAGTGTCTGGGTTCAGAGCCTTTGGGGAGAGGAATAGAAGGCTCCCTGTGCTGCTGTCCTTACGAAAACCTGAGCGTGTTTGCTCTGCCTGTGCCCAGTTTGTCCTGCTTCCCCAAGGCAAAAGCAGGAGCTGCAGAACCATGGTTGTTCtgtggaaatcacacacacacacacacacacacacacacacacacacacacacacacacactctatagCTGCAGCATCTAGCTAATGTTTCTTACTAGGAAACATATCGGTTACCTGCATCTAGTTAATGACCAGAACTTTGCAGGCTCATACCCCAGGTCTCGCTTTCTAGTGTGGATATGAAGAAATAGTAAATCACAGAGACTGTTAAAGGCAGGGTGAACAGTTCATTGCCCCTTCTGCAGTGTGTTTgcctccatcctctccctccctccctccctccctccctccctccctccctccctccctccctccctctctccctcccttcctccctctctccctccctccctctctctctctttacatcATCAGCAATGGTATTGGTGACTGGACATGTGTCTTCCATTCTAATCCTGCTGAACATATTCAAGCTCCCAAAATAGCATCGTGTTtaacttgtttctttttcctttctttttggccTGTGCTAAATGTTTAATTGGCTTGAATTTCTAGTAAGAGAAAGCCTTGGCATGGCTGTTGTGGAATTTGATCCTCTAAGCGACAAGGCCACATGGTCAGCAGATCAGCTGGGCCTGCTTGCTGAGAGTCCATCACCATAGCCAGGCCCTCCTCCCAACCATGTGTATGCAGTTCTGCCCCAACTGCATGTGGcttgaggggctagagaggtcCTAGAGTATCCAGGTCGGGGGAGGGAAATTGAAGAGGGGTTCCATTTATGTGACTATGGGTGGAGACTTTCCAGAGCAGCTGCTTTGGGGTCCCCCCACGATCCTGCAAATAACTCCTTCATGCTCTGTGACTaggcccaataaactcattggttctccaGGTTAAGCTTTGGTGGAATCATACTTTGTCATTGGGGACTTACGAAGAGGTAGACATTGTTTGCATCTCCCCAGGGAAGGAGTAGGCTCAGCTGTGGCAGAGTCGTTAGCAACCAGTGTACTCTCCCCCAATTTGGATTGAGTTCTTTGCTTGTGGATATGGATTTATGCATTTGGGGATTGATTCTGTATTTCTCGTGGGAGGAAAGACACACCcgtggagagacagagagtcagttAATATGATTACCCTGATGACATGCTATGGTGAGGGCACACGGGTGCAGCCCATGGGGGCAGGGTAAAGCTCTAGATCTGCTAAGGAGTACCAGTTCCAGGGAGGGTGGGCTGAAAGACACAGTGGCCATTTTCTACTGGACCGCTATGATGAAGCCCTTTTCAGCTGACCTCCCCCAGCCTAGATAGTCTAGCTCCTCCCTCATTGTGAAAGGCACGCTTTACTCGCCGCCAAGAACATTGTAGGCAACCTCCCATGTGTCTGTATTTAGGTTGTCACTTCCTGGGAGAACTGAGAGGGGGCTTCACGCCCAGCTATGAGATCAGTCTGACAAAGCCGCCGCATTCGAAGCCCTTTGATGTAATCTAGAAAATCAGAGTGACGCGCTCCTTACCCCTCTGGCAAGCAGGCAGCTTTGCTTGACCTCTTTgtacaaaaagatttttatttatgagcATGGGTACGCACACACGTGTGTGAggacctacagaggccagaagggggcatcacaTTCCCCAGAGccggagttacaggaggttgtgagctgcctgatgtgggttaggaactgaactttggttctctgcaagagtaataagtgctcttaaccaccgagtcatctccctagcccccacTGGGTTCTTAAGtgacagcccccacccccacccccaccctgcaaaGGAAGTAGACTTCTGTTGTATTTGTGGGGGGGGGTCTCTCATGATGGACCTTTTGGTGCTACTAACTGGACAGGGCTACCATATGTTTGCTGAGGGGTTACTGGCAGCCCACATCATCTCCTTTCCTCCTAGGAGATGAGCTTATCATCTTGTCCAAGCCTCTAGTGGGAGGAGAATTTGTTTCCAAGTTTATCTcagatttaaacacacacacacacacacacacacacacacacacacacacacacacacgcacgcacgcatgcacgcgcgcacacgcacacacacacaccccccacatcCACTTACCCTCCCATCACAGCACTGGACATTTCCCTGACAGTGGGCTGCTGGCCGCTGACGAGGCTCCCAGGCCCACACGGTGGCCTCTCAGATTCATTACAGGCCGCAGCACGCgagcctctcttccttctccacctaCCTGATGTTATTTTCACTTTCAGCCACTTTTTCAGGCACTCTTGGTGAACGAACTTCAGGCTGCCCACACAGCCGCAGGGCTCCAGGAGGGGGTTGGTTGGGGAACCCCCGGCCATCAGACAGATTCGACACaagtctccctcctcctcatccgAGTCCTCCTCCAGGAGACTAAACAGAAAACAAGGCCTCGTGACCAGAGTCCCCACATTCGTTGTTTCTATAAATACCATTTCCCAACGTATtcatgggaggagggggaaggaacaATCCTCCCCATGCCTTGTCTGCCTGGGCTCCTGACCCTGTGGGGACTCTCCAGATGGAGTGACTGATCATTGATGCAGTCACCGTAGGTGTGAGCTCCGTGGGGGCGGGAGGGCAAATCAAGAAGTGAGTATcaagatgtaactcagtggtcaAGTGTTTGTCTGGCGTGCGGGAGGTCATGGTTTGAATTCCCATAAATCCAAcgtggtggggtggggtaaggGATTAGGCCGAGGGAGCCCTTTTCTCTGCCCTAGTCACCCTGAGGAAGCTGTCTGTGTAAGCTGGTAAACTACAGGAGCCATAGTCAGAGCTCCTGGGTTCAAAACTGGCCTCGGAAGCTTTTGAGCTATGTTTAGAAACACAAactagaactgaaaaaaaaaagcccatatCATTAATCTCTATGTCAAactctccacctccctaatgctatgaccctttaatacagttcctcatgttgtggtaaatccccaaacacaaaattatttcattgctacttcataactgccattttgccactgttatgaatcttaatataaatatctgatatgtgaccccaaagggttgtgacccacaggttgagaactattgctCTATGCTGTATAAGCTAATAATATAgaagtactagaagaaaataaTTGTGTGGCAGCAAATGCAGGAGCTGGAGGGGACGATATCCCAAGGTTTgattatatgtgcatgtatgtgtgtatgtgcccacgtgtgtgtacatgtgtgcatgtgggggccagaggttgatgctgggtgtcctcctctattgctctccccaacccccagatagggtctcactgtgtagcttggctggcctggaacttgcgaCATAAACCAGCtgggtcttaaactcacagagattggcctgagtctacctcctgagtgctgggatgagatgtgtgtgccaccatgctatgCTGCCCCACCTTAATTTTCCAGCCAggctctcttactgaacctggagctcactaattggcAAGaccggctggccagtgagtcccaaggattctcctgtcttagcCTGGATTTTTCCATGGATGCTGGGCACCCAACCTCAGACCCTCATAAGGCCACAGcgagcactgtaccaactgagctgcctCCCTGGCACCTGGAACTTTCCAGAAATGATGATATAGTGCACATTATGAACCTGAGGCGTGTGTGTTCCCTTTGATGAGCAGGTGTGTGTTTCTAGATGCTATTATAGGCAAAGCAAGTGAGGTTATGCTCCGAAAGGAGACTTCATCAAAAGGCAATAAACATTTAATATAGAACCAGTCATCCTTTAAAAATTGATACAATACTGCAAGATTTAAAACAGCATTAAAAATATAGGGTTTGAAAGGAGAGGAATGAAAATGTTAGTCCCAGTCAAAATTGTTTTCTACatagaaaaccaaaacaatcTACAGACAAAGTACTGTACACAATAAGAGAGTttaacaaaacacagagaaaataaaaattatagtcaATTGCATTTCTATACATGAGACACAAAGAGTTAGAATTGAAAATATCATTTCAATAGCAAACAACAGCAAATGAAAGAACTAGAGATGAATCGAAGGGCTTTTGCAGAGAAAATGACGGCAGTGCatcaggacagaggagagagatgccATGCAAACCAAGAGTCAGAGTTTCAGAGCTGTCAGCCTTGGCACATAGGGCCAGTGTAGTTCCAATGAAAGAGCCCCAGGCGGCAGCCCCTGAAGAGTGTAGTCAAGGACTCTCTGAAGAACCTGGGGAGGAGGGCTGTACCCTGACTGTCCTTTATCACAGCCGCCGAGTGCTGCAGACACCAGAGTGTGACCACACCAGGTCAGGGAAAGACAGACAAGACTAACAGCAGAGACCCCTTCACACAGATGGGTTCGCTCAGTATCTGGAGAGCACAGGATGCATGACCCAGGTGGCCGTGTGACCAGCAGGGACCATCTTTGCCAATCTACACCAGAAGGACAACTACTTACTGTTGGGGGGGAGGACCCCACAAatgcccagcatttgggaggcagaggcaagcagataccttatgagtttgaggtcagcctgatctacagagtgagttccaggacagccagggctgcatggtcagatgctatctcaaaataaatagataaacaaatctTCATTTACAAACATTTCCTAAATTAGACATCattgaaaagataaatattaaGATTTGTTATATACAGAAAAAGAGagcactgaaaaacaaaagaccccgTGGATGATAGCTGTTTAACGCAGAGGCCCATGCCTAGAAGCGCttgcattttaaaagaaactaatttGAATCCAAAGACATTATGTTAGGATGGTTGGAGTCCAGACATCTGACAAGTATAACTGAAGCCTCATTTCGGGGTTGGTGGAGATGGGTGGGTGTGAGGACTCCTGGTCTTGACCATGGACTGTCTTCTTGTAGCTTGTTTAACTATGAGAAGAGAAGACACCGACAACTAGGAAGCTCTCACGTAGCAGGCTAGGGGTGGAGCTGCCTGTGAACCTAGCAGGGGAATTGTGGTCAGCTAGACCAGCAGGAACGGGAGGGCTCTGAGTTAGTGAGATAATCACCTCAACAAGTAAAGGAGCGTGACTGAAGACATGGTcactcacacacaggcaggcacacacgcacagaggcatgcatgcacacacatatgaaacaaagaaaagcaagctCTTTTTTCTGAAGAGGAGGGTATCCAGTCTGTTTtattccccccttttcttttaacTCATTGTGGTGAAAATTTCCTGCTTCCAAATGGACACCAATAGGGTAATTAATGGCCCGGAGGAGCCATACTAACGTGTACAAAGAAGGCTCATGATCTAAGAATCAATCTCCAGATCCTTAAGCCAAGATTTGGGCACAGTAAACACCTGTCATAAAAAGAGATGGCAGAATTCTGACCGTTTAATGAAGGCTTTAAAAAGTATCCAGTTTCATAGCTGTGAAATATCCCAAACTCACCTCAGGAGAAGGGGAAGATCAAAGAAAAGGGCGATTCAAAAAGGGatcttgtttttctctctcatgcatgagagagagggagagagagagagagagagagagagagagagagagagagagagagagagagagagagagagagcacacttaAAATGGAGGCAGTGGTTGCTCCAGCCCCACCCTCTGGAGAACTGGGGTAACTATGGTAACTGTTTGGGAACGGTCTTTTGGCTTGGAAGGTTTAAATCCTAGAACTGTTGGTTGGATTTGCAGTGAGTCTCAAGAGGGAGAGCTGCGAACTTCAAGAGCTGGTGGTTCCTTCTCTGGGGAGTTAGCaaccttttcagaaaaaaaaaaagatcctagctaattgctggggagaagaagggagccTGTGTTACCAGGTGTCCCTGTGTCCCTGGAAATCGGCATTTCTAgtttttctccttattttttcgttttaaaaaacatttactcTGTACGTGTGTGGGTTCAtgcgtgtctctctctctctctctctctctctctctctctctctctctctctctctctctctgtgtgtgtgtgtgtgtgtgtgtgtgtgtgtgtgtctgacaaCGGGAATAGGGAGGTCAGAGAatcggttctctctttccactgcgGGGGTCCTGGGGACGAACTCAGCTCCTAAGACTGTCTGTCACCTTTACCTACGAGGCCATGTGGCCAGACCTCGCTCTTTTTTTccttggcttttcgagacagggtttctttgtgtagctttggagcctgtcctggaactccctatgtagaccaagctggctttgaactcacagtgatctgcctgcctctgcctccagagtgccgggatcaaaggcgtgcgccaccaccgcctggctttggGTGCCCTTCTTATAGCATTCAAGGAAAAAGACACTTTGGGGATATATGGATAAAACTGAGTGGGATTGACAAACTCCTCTTTGTACATACATATCTTTTAAGGGTAATGAAAGGGACGATTTTCTCAAAACGAGCAGTCTCATTAGCACGTCAAGGAAGAACATGCCTGTGGTTTAAAATTCCCACATTTCTCTACTGAAAGCAATGGTTATCTCAGCTCAGAGTTAGTAGGGGGAGGCGGAGAGTGGAAGAGGGAAGAAGTGTGTGGCTATTACAAGTCCTTACCTTTCTTGCAATTTCCTGAGTTTCTCGGGGTCTGCCTTTATTTCTGTGGTCCCCTTTTCATCCATGACATCAGAGACTCTAACGCTGGTCTCGTGATCATTTGGATTTGGAAAATCAGACAGTGCAAAGAAAGTAAAAGGTATGTTTTCTTGCAGGGACCCAGGCATATAGAAATGGCCTTGTAAATGTCTTCTTGTAGAAGAGCTGGGAGAATTTCCCAAGGTCACGCTGCTTTGAGGATTTGATAGATCTTCTGCCAATAGTGGAGGCCCCTGAGCTTGGCTTGTTGAAGCCATCTCCTCCGCTCCCTGGATGTCATCACTGTGGTTTTCAGCAGTGGCCAATGGATTCCTATTTCTGATTGGTGAGAGTGGCCGGCGCGCATTGAACCTCAGGCTTTCCTCCATATCTGAACTGGGGACTAGAATCGATGGCATGGACAAGCCTGTGGGGACATCATCTATCAGAGCAGGATGCAGCGGGGACCCATGAGTATTATAAGATGTATTCATGGATGATCTTGGAGCTGTGGATCTCCCAGAAAATAAGCTGTCGAACGAATTCCGAGAACCACTTAAGTAACTTTGCCAGTCTCTCTCATAATGGTAAACCGTGGGCCTGTCTCCCATAGGACAGTCACTGGATCCATCTTCAGCACTGTCTCGGATGACATCATTAGATTTTgcatcccctggaagagcagtcttctCCTCTTCTTGGTCTCCACTGGGGTCCTCTTTAGCCAGCTCCCCACATAGCCTGGTGTCTTGCGGCACCCTTTGCTCGCCAGAAGGCTGCTTGGCCGCTGGCTCTGTGGTACTGCTTTTTCTTGGAGATCCAGGATTGAACTCATTCCATCTTACAAAATTTCCTTGGAGATTTTCAGCATTTTCCTGaacatttctgttttcagtggtGGATGTCCCAAGAAATCGGCTTCTCTTATGGCTGGGAGGAGAACGCATCCCAACCAGCAGAAGTTCCTCTTCCATGCGGGTTTCCTCTTCAGTGTCATAGTTTTCTTGTTCATTGCTTAAGGACAAGGCGGAGTAAAAATCTTCATCGTGGTACCGAAACGGTGCCCTTCTTGGTCCTACCACGGTGGTGGGGAGGAGTGGGGCCCCCAGGGACTCACTCAGCACTTGAGAACCATTCATTGGCTGGAAGGTCTGTGAGAGGGCAGCGTGGGGTTCATTCTGGGGACGGACACTTGGGTctccctttttctgtctctccagggGCTTCCCAGCTGTTCTCATGAGCTCTGCGGATGAGGCCAAGTTTCTCTCTCGAGCTGGCCTCTTCAGCTTGGTCTCGTTTGCACACATCAGACTTTTTTGTTGGACAATTGGATCTGTGTTGAGAAGAGACAAATTCTGTTAAAAGTAGCCACGGGAAAAAAGCCCCTCTCTGCCAAAGGCAGTAACAACAGATAAAGCCCTGGAGAGAGAAAATCTGTGCAACCCAAGGGCAGGAATGCCAGAAGCCTGCGAGGAAAACCGCACGGTGGATTTCTCTTACTGCCTCTGTGTTCTCCTTCCTGAGGCTCACCCCTGCAGCGCTCACACCTGTGAGTTCACATGGGTGTGGGTTCACACCTGTGGCACTCACacctgtgagttcacatgtgagTGGGTTCACATCTGTGGCGCTCACACCTGTGAGTTCgcatgtgtgtgggttcacatCTGTGGCGCTCACACCTGTGAGTTCACATGGGTGTGGGTTCACCCCTGCAGCGCTCACACCTGTGAGTTCACATGGGTGTGGGTTCACACCTGTGGCACTCACACCTGTGAGTTCGCATGTGAGTGGGTTTACATGTGTGGCACTCTGAATGTGGTTCAGGAGAAGGGGGTAACCATGAAGCCACAGATTCTTTCTACAGGATCCCAGTTAGACTGGTCCAGGTCCAGGCCAGCTCAGCACAGGGGAGCTAACCTTCTCTGTATTtgttgaaaaggaaaaatagcAATGTGGGAGTGACTTACATAAAACCCACTGGTCCTTTCTCATCCAAGTTGATCCCACATGTATTTATGACATCCCTACTTCACACAcagctttttaaataaaaactcaagGAAAGTATAGTTTCATTTTGGTAAACAGGGAAGAAGGCTCTCAAAGCTAGTGTCTGAGTGATTAAGTTCACCATTTAGTGTAAATAAAAGTTATAAATCTCCCAAGAaattattatctcttctttgcCACTGGCCTCTATAACATCTGTCTGGCACAGAATCCCTGCTTCCTTATTCCAAGCTGTGAGGTGATGTCCGGCAAGTCAGTTTTTATCAGTGAGATAACTTATTCAAACTTAACTTTGTGGAGCTGAGAAGGTGGCTGGGTCTGTGGAgtacttgcctcacaagcatgagacCCGAGTTGGACCACAAGAACTCAAGTCA
This Peromyscus maniculatus bairdii isolate BWxNUB_F1_BW_parent chromosome 8, HU_Pman_BW_mat_3.1, whole genome shotgun sequence DNA region includes the following protein-coding sequences:
- the Marchf10 gene encoding putative E3 ubiquitin-protein ligase MARCHF10 isoform X1, with the translated sequence MLHEARDRQKFVSDVQYLRDMQHKVDSEYQACLKRQEYKKDPNEKTQDQLWGNDTSDRSRFSSGSSSKQSSSEEDSLSEPRSCTKLPTAKCEPRLPAIDQASVKQKHKSTMTPRKPEKVGPSKPSPVAQAPKILSRKRRPNLGRLTVSPEMHSSRASGERSRQKLQLSAKAPAPLGVDPIVQQKSLMCANETKLKRPARERNLASSAELMRTAGKPLERQKKGDPSVRPQNEPHAALSQTFQPMNGSQVLSESLGAPLLPTTVVGPRRAPFRYHDEDFYSALSLSNEQENYDTEEETRMEEELLLVGMRSPPSHKRSRFLGTSTTENRNVQENAENLQGNFVRWNEFNPGSPRKSSTTEPAAKQPSGEQRVPQDTRLCGELAKEDPSGDQEEEKTALPGDAKSNDVIRDSAEDGSSDCPMGDRPTVYHYERDWQSYLSGSRNSFDSLFSGRSTAPRSSMNTSYNTHGSPLHPALIDDVPTGLSMPSILVPSSDMEESLRFNARRPLSPIRNRNPLATAENHSDDIQGAEEMASTSQAQGPPLLAEDLSNPQSSVTLGNSPSSSTRRHLQGHFYMPGSLQENIPFTFFALSDFPNPNDHETSVRVSDVMDEKGTTEIKADPEKLRKLQESLLEEDSDEEEGDLCRICLMAGGSPTNPLLEPCGCVGSLKFVHQECLKKWLKVKITSGADLGTVKTCEMCKQGLLVDLDDFNMTEFYHKHHQSRVQSRLMNSGLYLVLLLHLYEQRFAELMTLNYRRASRERGPRREKRELWWLVESKREPRWRKLLGRESTCASNYSMHARGRRLDGMLYGILFLEDIVYQGSGHPWMYVDMYVDMYVDSSSRVWNSKGKLCLMFRHSYRGGHHAHSSDSREGRTV